A region of Maribacter algicola DNA encodes the following proteins:
- a CDS encoding RagB/SusD family nutrient uptake outer membrane protein, whose amino-acid sequence MKKIIIFLAIIPFIWGCDEDFLEERPEDFLSSTNAFTTYADFTASVNNLYYLVRRQFYNRDENRPFDFVYGTDLVFDGEPGGTQRHGNMVQAYDPAGDIATTHWNLLYKTISEANTIIERAPLSEMTEEETIDIVSQARFFRGFAYNVLATLYGGVPIVIEEIKEPKIDFVRASKNEVLQQVIEDLSYAAQNLPSITEAQDGRINNLVANHYLAEAYLSMGMNSEAIATATVVINDPNTGLMTSRFGSRSTEEPGDVFWDLFRRGNQNRANGNTEALWVIQFELDVQGGGIQSGSRGGSYAAERHFAPLLRFAPFNSWPVGDYTGGRGIGWGITTEFYTNTVWGNDASNPDFVNDIRNANHNFIRIFNRDNSSALAIIADEIGRDSVWSTETQPRIREFYAYPTKVTTPYNHPEGLLRPSSVPFALTSAAGATYTDQYMLRLAETYLLRAEAYLANNQPQLAADDINVVRSRANASAVDPGDVTLDYILDERVRELGLEEKRRLTLMRTNTIYDRVMRYNPFYVDNGMQEHFNLWPIPANEIEGNRGAVLEQNPGYN is encoded by the coding sequence ATGAAAAAAATAATAATATTTCTAGCTATAATTCCCTTCATCTGGGGATGTGACGAAGATTTCTTGGAAGAAAGACCAGAAGACTTTTTGAGCTCTACCAACGCTTTTACGACATACGCCGACTTCACCGCGTCCGTAAACAACTTATACTATTTAGTAAGAAGACAGTTTTATAATAGGGACGAAAATAGACCTTTCGATTTTGTATATGGTACCGATCTGGTCTTTGACGGGGAACCCGGGGGTACCCAAAGGCATGGGAATATGGTACAAGCCTACGATCCTGCCGGTGACATTGCAACGACCCATTGGAATTTGCTCTACAAAACAATTTCCGAGGCAAATACAATAATTGAACGCGCCCCATTATCAGAAATGACAGAAGAAGAAACCATTGATATTGTGTCACAGGCCAGGTTCTTCAGAGGTTTTGCTTACAATGTTCTCGCAACCTTATATGGAGGCGTACCTATTGTGATAGAAGAAATAAAAGAACCAAAGATTGATTTTGTTAGAGCCAGTAAAAATGAAGTCCTACAACAAGTGATAGAGGACTTGTCCTATGCAGCACAGAACTTGCCCTCCATAACCGAAGCACAGGACGGCCGCATCAATAATCTGGTAGCCAATCATTATTTGGCGGAGGCCTATCTCTCCATGGGTATGAACAGTGAAGCTATTGCCACTGCCACTGTTGTCATTAACGATCCAAATACCGGTTTAATGACATCCCGTTTTGGATCACGCTCCACCGAAGAACCTGGAGATGTTTTTTGGGACCTGTTTAGAAGAGGCAATCAAAATCGTGCAAACGGTAATACAGAGGCACTTTGGGTTATTCAATTTGAACTAGATGTACAGGGAGGTGGCATCCAGTCCGGTAGTAGGGGCGGTTCATATGCTGCTGAAAGACATTTTGCACCCTTGCTACGCTTTGCCCCCTTCAACTCTTGGCCAGTAGGTGATTACACTGGAGGAAGGGGAATTGGATGGGGAATTACCACAGAGTTCTACACGAATACGGTTTGGGGCAACGACGCCTCCAATCCAGATTTCGTAAATGACATTAGAAATGCCAACCATAACTTTATACGGATATTCAACAGGGATAATTCCTCTGCCTTGGCAATAATAGCAGATGAAATAGGAAGAGATTCGGTTTGGTCCACAGAAACGCAACCAAGGATTAGGGAATTTTATGCGTATCCAACCAAAGTAACCACACCATATAACCATCCAGAAGGTCTTTTAAGACCTAGTAGCGTACCGTTTGCCCTTACCTCGGCAGCAGGTGCCACCTACACAGACCAATATATGTTAAGACTGGCTGAAACTTACTTGTTACGAGCAGAGGCTTATTTGGCAAATAATCAGCCGCAATTGGCGGCAGATGACATTAATGTGGTACGTAGCAGGGCAAATGCATCTGCCGTGGACCCAGGAGATGTAACGTTGGATTACATTTTGGATGAACGTGTGCGTGAATTGGGTCTAGAAGAAAAGAGAAGGCTTACTTTAATGAGAACCAATACCATATATGATAGGGTTATGCGTTATAATCCATTTTATGTTGATAACGGCATGCAGGAACATTTTAATCTATGGCCGATTCCTGCCAACGAAATAGAGGGTAACCGTGGCGCAGTTCTAGAACAAAACCCTGGTTACAATTAA